The Halapricum desulfuricans genome includes a region encoding these proteins:
- a CDS encoding S8 family serine peptidase, with translation MVHGTRRDVLKVSGALLGGIALGTTATAAASTDRYIVRTKGRGLPKSVEVVHEMSGTDLAVVSGTEGALQSSKGVRGFAPDIEVELNEPSVNAEVPSFDASDYEGQPGDFLQWDKAALNVPEAHETTEGEGTRVAVIDSGILETHPDLAGPLNLDLSRNFTDDGGDHNPVGGDDHGTHVAGIVAADNGGGIGVNGTAPQTDLVDCRVFSGPTASFADILAAVVYSANIGADVANLSLGAYPIPRQANGEFYGKVLNSAMTYANKEGTLLVIAAGNDSADLQHDKNFISLPNEGTQAVSVSATGPLGYGWDADGDGEVTDLVAPPESPAFYTNYGTNAVTLAAPGGDADLDAIETDLPWFNDLVFNTVFTYEDTDGDGEPDTQVPGYGWKAGTSMAAPNVAGAAALVKSANPNYNASQVESALKRAADVPEDYDKTFYGSGYLNILDAL, from the coding sequence ATGGTACATGGTACCAGACGAGATGTTCTCAAGGTAAGCGGAGCATTGCTCGGAGGCATCGCGCTCGGGACTACCGCTACAGCGGCGGCTTCGACGGATCGGTACATCGTCCGCACAAAGGGCCGCGGGTTGCCGAAGAGCGTTGAGGTAGTCCACGAGATGTCGGGGACCGACCTGGCAGTCGTTTCCGGAACCGAGGGAGCGCTGCAGTCATCGAAGGGGGTGCGAGGATTCGCGCCGGATATTGAAGTTGAACTGAACGAGCCATCAGTGAACGCGGAGGTGCCGTCCTTTGACGCCTCGGACTACGAGGGCCAACCCGGTGACTTCCTGCAGTGGGACAAGGCTGCCCTGAACGTCCCAGAAGCCCACGAGACGACGGAGGGTGAGGGCACACGCGTCGCCGTCATCGACTCTGGCATACTGGAGACTCACCCGGACCTCGCCGGACCGCTGAACCTTGACCTCTCGCGGAACTTCACCGACGACGGCGGCGACCACAATCCCGTCGGCGGCGACGATCACGGCACCCACGTCGCGGGTATCGTCGCCGCAGACAACGGCGGCGGCATCGGTGTCAACGGCACGGCACCACAGACCGACTTGGTGGACTGTCGCGTGTTCTCCGGGCCGACCGCGTCATTCGCTGACATCCTTGCGGCGGTCGTCTACAGCGCGAACATCGGTGCGGACGTGGCGAACCTTTCGCTGGGAGCGTATCCGATTCCACGGCAAGCCAATGGGGAATTCTATGGGAAGGTGCTCAACAGCGCGATGACCTACGCGAACAAGGAGGGGACCCTGCTGGTTATCGCGGCTGGCAACGATAGCGCCGACCTCCAGCACGACAAGAACTTCATCAGCCTGCCGAACGAGGGTACCCAGGCGGTGTCGGTATCTGCGACCGGCCCACTCGGCTACGGCTGGGACGCCGATGGCGACGGCGAGGTAACGGATCTCGTTGCCCCGCCTGAGAGCCCGGCGTTTTACACGAACTACGGCACCAATGCCGTCACACTCGCTGCGCCGGGCGGTGACGCTGACCTCGACGCCATTGAGACCGACCTTCCGTGGTTCAACGATCTCGTGTTCAATACGGTGTTTACCTATGAGGACACCGACGGCGACGGCGAGCCCGATACCCAGGTGCCCGGCTACGGCTGGAAGGCCGGCACCTCGATGGCCGCGCCGAACGTCGCTGGCGCCGCGGCGCTAGTCAAGAGTGCGAACCCGAACTACAACGCCAGCCAAGTCGAGTCAGCGCTCAAGCGAGCCGCTGACGTCCCCGAGGACTACGACAAGACGTTCTACGGCAGCGGCTACCTGAATATTCTCGACGCGCTGTAG